The genomic segment GACGATCGCCTCGAGCGCCTTCTGCAGCGTCTCCAGCGCCGGCTTCGGGTCCTGGCCGGCCAGCACGGTCTGCGCGAACTGGGTGATCGGCTGGCTGGAGTCCACCGCGGCCAGCCCTCCGAAGAGGGTCGGCGACTGCGCGGCGAAGGTCTTGGCGACCGGCACCCACTCCGCGATGATCTTCGCCTTCTGCTTCTGCGCCTGGAACTCGGGCAGGGCCACGATCGACTTGAGCACCGGCAGCCCGGCCACCACGTTCTGCTGCCACAGCGTCTTCATGGAGCGGATGTAGTACGACAGGAACGCCTCGGAGCCCTCCTGCGAGGGCGTGTTGGCGTACATCATGATGTTGTTCTGGAAGACCAGGCCGGCCTTGGCGCCGCCGGGACCGGCCAGCGGGCTCATCACCTGCAGGTCGCCGTCGGTCTCCCCCGTGTCGGTGTCCAGACCGGCGGTGTGCACACCCATCGCGACCTTCTTGTTCCGCCACTGCGCGATGAGGTTGTCGGTGGTGTAGCTGATCGACGCCGGGTCGACCGCCTTGACCTTGACGAGTTCCTGCACGAAACGCATCGCCTCGAGGTTGGCCTCGGTGACCACGTCGACCTTGCCGTCGGCGTCGAACAGGCCACCGCCGTTGTTCAGCATCATCAGGTGCAGGCCCTGGCTGCCCAGGTTGTTGCCGGCCCCGGCGCCGGTGCCGAAGCCGAACAGGCCCCGGCCGGCCAGCGTGCGGCAGGCGTCCAGCAGCTCGTCCCAGGTGGTCGGCACCTTGAGGCCGGCCGCGTCGAGCAGCGACTTGCGGTACCACCAGACCCGGAAGTCGAGCTGCCACGGCACCGCCGCGTACCCCTTGGCGGTCTTCATCGCGTCGAGCTGGCCGGGCAGGAAGTCGTCGAGGGTGCCGTCCTTCTGGAACTGGCTGATGACGTTGTCGGCGTACGCGATCGCGCCCTGGTCGGCGAACTGGAAAGCCTGGAAGCCGCCGCCGGTGCTGACTGCCGGCCCGGTCTTGGAGGCGATCGCCGACGAGAAGGTCTGGCTGAAGTTGGCCCACTGGATGCCCTGGTACGTCGCCTTCGGGAGGCTGCCCGCGGGCGAGTAGGACTCGGTGAGTTTCTTCGCCGCCGCCGTGTAGTTGGCCTGACCCCACGGCATGTCCCAGAACTTCAGGCTGCCGCCGTCCCCGCCGGACGCGGATCCGCCGCCGCAGGCGGACAGCAGCATTCCACCGCCGACGGCGGCGCCCAGCCCGAGAAAGCCACGGCGGGAAAGATTCGTGTTCATGTTCGCTCCTTGAGTCCACGGCGCAGGCCGAATGACCAGGACGCTAGGAGCCCGGACGTTGTTCGGGTTCGGTGCCGGGCGCTGAACAACAGACCCCGAACATCACTACTCGATTCGGATTGATCTTTGTCGCTCTTCTCGGACTGGATGGCGTCGTATATACAGCAGGAGGCGGATGACGAAATGGGGGTGTCGTGCCACGACGGGAACGACCACTGGAGTCCGAGGATTCGCCGTTGCTGCAATTCGCCGGTGACTTGCGACGGCTGCGCCGGCGGGCCGGTGAACCGACATATCGCGAACTCGGCCGCCGGACGAATTACTCGGCCGCGGCATTGTCCGAAGCCGTGTCCGGGCGGCGGCTGCCCAGCCTCGCGGTCACGGTGGCGTTCGTCCGGGCCTGCGACGGCGACGCCGACGAGTGGACGGACCGGTGGCGGCGGCTGGCCGACGCCCAGCCGGGTGCGCCGGGCGCGCCACCGTCGCCCTACGTGGGCCTGGCCGCCTACCAGGTCGAGGACGCCGACCGCTTCTTCGGACGCGAGGCCCTGATCGGCACGCTGCTGGCCCTGGTCGACGAGCGCCCGTTCGCCGGGGTCTTCGGCGCGTCCGGCGCGGGCAAGTCCTCCCTGCTGCGCGCGGGGCTGGCGGCCCGCACGCAGCGCACACCCCTGGTGGTCACGCCCGGCGCCGACCCCGTGGCCGAGCTGGCGGTGGCGGTGGCGGGCCTGGCCGACGAGCCCGCCGATCGGGTCCACGACGACCTGGCCGCCGACCCGCAGGCGTTGCGCGGCTGGCTGGCCAAGGCGTCCGGCGATCTGCTGCTGGTGGTCGACCAGTTCGAGGAGTGCTTCACGCTCTGCGACGAGCAGGCCCGGCGCTGGCTGATCCGCGCGTTGACGTCGGCCGCCGGGCCGCAGAGCCGGATCGTGGTCGGTGTCCGGGCCGACTTCTACGCTCACTGCGCGCGTCACCACGAGCTGGTGGCCGCGCTGCACCGCGCGCAGGTGCTGGTCGGGCCGATGTCGGCCGAGGAGTTCCGGTCGGCGGTGACCGAGCCGGCCACCCGGGCCGGGGCGTCCCTGGAGACGGCGCTGGTGGCCCGGCTGATCTCCGATGTGGCCGGTCAACCGGCCGCGCTGCCGCTGGTGTCGCACACGCTGGCCGAGACGTGGCAGCGCCGGCGCGGCATGGTCCTCACCCTGACCGGCTACGAGGACGTCGGCGGCATCCGGCACGCTCTGGCGCGCACCGCCGAACAGATCTTCGACGAGCTCGGCGAGGCCGACCGGACGGCGGCCCAGCGGCTGTTCCTGCGCCTGGTGGTGCCCGGTGACGGCACGCAGGACACCAAGCGCCGGGTACGACGGCCGGAGCTCGACGCGCCGGCGGCGCTGCTGGACCGGCTCGCCGCGGCCCGGCTGATCACCATCGACCGGGACAGCGTGGAACTGGCTCACGAGGCGCTGCTGCACGCCTGGCCCCGGCTGGTCGGCTGGATCGCCCGCAACCGGGACGATCTGCGCACACAGCACCGGGTCAGCGAGGCCACCGCCGTCTGGGAGGCCCACGACCGTGACCCCGACACCCTCTACCGCGGTGCCCGCCTCGATCAGGCGGTCCGCCTGCGCGAGCGGCTCAACCAGCGCGAACGCGCCTTCCTGGATGCCGGGCAGGCCGCTGAGCAGACACGGTCGGCGGTCGCGCGGAGGGCCGCGCGCCGCTTGCGCCGGCTCGTCGCCGTGCTGGCCGCCCTCACCGTCCTGCTGGCCGGCACGGCGATCGCCGCCGTCGTCGCGCAACGGTCGGCGACCCGGCAGCGTAACGAGGCGGTGGCGTTGCGCGCCGTCGACACCGCCCGCGGCCTGCTGATCTCGCGGCCTCAGGATGCGCAGGCACTGGCCCTGGCGGCGCACCGGATCGCGCCGAGCGATCAGACCCGGACCATGCTGGTGCTGGCCCACGCCGCCGCGACCGCCACCACGCTGGG from the Paractinoplanes abujensis genome contains:
- a CDS encoding extracellular solute-binding protein → MNTNLSRRGFLGLGAAVGGGMLLSACGGGSASGGDGGSLKFWDMPWGQANYTAAAKKLTESYSPAGSLPKATYQGIQWANFSQTFSSAIASKTGPAVSTGGGFQAFQFADQGAIAYADNVISQFQKDGTLDDFLPGQLDAMKTAKGYAAVPWQLDFRVWWYRKSLLDAAGLKVPTTWDELLDACRTLAGRGLFGFGTGAGAGNNLGSQGLHLMMLNNGGGLFDADGKVDVVTEANLEAMRFVQELVKVKAVDPASISYTTDNLIAQWRNKKVAMGVHTAGLDTDTGETDGDLQVMSPLAGPGGAKAGLVFQNNIMMYANTPSQEGSEAFLSYYIRSMKTLWQQNVVAGLPVLKSIVALPEFQAQKQKAKIIAEWVPVAKTFAAQSPTLFGGLAAVDSSQPITQFAQTVLAGQDPKPALETLQKALEAIVK
- a CDS encoding nSTAND1 domain-containing NTPase, with the translated sequence MLQFAGDLRRLRRRAGEPTYRELGRRTNYSAAALSEAVSGRRLPSLAVTVAFVRACDGDADEWTDRWRRLADAQPGAPGAPPSPYVGLAAYQVEDADRFFGREALIGTLLALVDERPFAGVFGASGAGKSSLLRAGLAARTQRTPLVVTPGADPVAELAVAVAGLADEPADRVHDDLAADPQALRGWLAKASGDLLLVVDQFEECFTLCDEQARRWLIRALTSAAGPQSRIVVGVRADFYAHCARHHELVAALHRAQVLVGPMSAEEFRSAVTEPATRAGASLETALVARLISDVAGQPAALPLVSHTLAETWQRRRGMVLTLTGYEDVGGIRHALARTAEQIFDELGEADRTAAQRLFLRLVVPGDGTQDTKRRVRRPELDAPAALLDRLAAARLITIDRDSVELAHEALLHAWPRLVGWIARNRDDLRTQHRVSEATAVWEAHDRDPDTLYRGARLDQAVRLRERLNQRERAFLDAGQAAEQTRSAVARRAARRLRRLVAVLAALTVLLAGTAIAAVVAQRSATRQRNEAVALRAVDTARGLLISRPQDAQALALAAHRIAPSDQTRTMLVLAHAAATATTLGGGFATTPGRVAITWEPGVTDGQQLWRPDGDSWLPAAALPTGDGFLYLMSADERRAVYRNGPVSVLWDLSDLDHPRSVTVPADLPVADSLDRTGTLLSGVSEDHRAQVWRAGERTVRRLPAPGVQSTALLPDGSGILLCRLVGGVYTVEQWTLDGVRTATLLREAYRMYLSAGPGGLIVATSETGQAVLMDARDLREVRTAARVDGLRHPTVAAFDQAGPAVALADPDRVQLWDAGSGTPLLSVDTQGLDLGAPRPDGGRVAVLGPRGALWQLDSDLPRVVREICSAPVTVDWDRLPGATPKPLCPD